One Archocentrus centrarchus isolate MPI-CPG fArcCen1 unplaced genomic scaffold, fArcCen1 scaffold_55_ctg1, whole genome shotgun sequence genomic region harbors:
- the LOC115777518 gene encoding uncharacterized protein LOC115777518 isoform X1 has product MVKGEVLYFDTRLVVDPPSKSQHYHLCSVDQSIMEMQRTYPDLAIRGRPLLPDKPHKAHSSTSNSKVVCTTDLPKRDCLKNPKAAAAATTLSRNDDSKTKETYDNIRSSRHCEDSNSGDSVSCSFNSSDRSRAEDGLSGPQAISLHLTLRAGSKEQKPGEPQPTEEPLARAQQNTEPRNESQLESEFSTQSSVDEEQELRELAERMGQLCVEETNMRQQERRRRHKQRQEEKSTKIKCREREKEEKPQEASAGKRSTTRVMVMVRAPRPPQCDPAGVSEQQPKPAAAVRC; this is encoded by the exons ATGGTGAAGGGAGAG GTACTGTACTTTGACACCAGGCTTGTAGTGGACCCCCCGTCTAAGTCTCAACATTACCACCTCTGCAGTGTAGACCAGTCTATTATGGAGATGCAGAGGACCTACCCTGACCTGGCCATCAGGGGCCGCCCCCTGCTTCCAGACAAGCCTCACAAGGCACACAGCAGCACGAGTAACAGTAAAGTTGTTTGCACCACTGACCTCCCTAAGAGAGACTGCCTTAAAAATCCCAAAGCTGCTGCGGCAGCAACCACCCTCAGCAGGAATGATGACAGCAAGACTAAAGAAACCTATGATAACATCAGGAGCAGCAGACATTGTGAGGACAGCAACAGTGGAGACAGTGTTAGCTGCAGCTTTAACAGCTCTGATAGAAGCAGAGCTGAGGATGGGCTCAGTGGCCCTCAGGCCATTTCCCTGCACCTCACACTCAGAGCTGGATCCAAAGAGCAGAAGCCTGGAGAGCCTCAGCCCACAGAGGAGCCTTTGGCCCGGGCACAGCAGAACActg AGCCCAGAAACGAGAGTCAGCTCGAGTCCGAGTTTTCCACCCAGAGCTCCGTGGatgaggagcaggagctgagagaGCTGGCAGAGAGGATGGGACAACTCTGCGTAGAGGAAACAAACATGAGGCAACAGGAAAGAAGGAGACGACACAAacaaagacaggaggaaaaaagcacgAAAATCaagtgcagagagagagagaaagaagaaaaacctcAGGAAGCAAGTGCTGGAAAAAGGTCCACAACTCGGGTCATGGTGATGGTGCGAGCACCCAGACCGCCACAGTGTGATCCAGCAGGGGTGAGCGAGCAGCAGCCCAAGCCTGCGGCAGCCGTACGCTGCTGA
- the LOC115777518 gene encoding uncharacterized protein LOC115777518 isoform X2 — MEMQRTYPDLAIRGRPLLPDKPHKAHSSTSNSKVVCTTDLPKRDCLKNPKAAAAATTLSRNDDSKTKETYDNIRSSRHCEDSNSGDSVSCSFNSSDRSRAEDGLSGPQAISLHLTLRAGSKEQKPGEPQPTEEPLARAQQNTEPRNESQLESEFSTQSSVDEEQELRELAERMGQLCVEETNMRQQERRRRHKQRQEEKSTKIKCREREKEEKPQEASAGKRSTTRVMVMVRAPRPPQCDPAGVSEQQPKPAAAVRC, encoded by the exons ATGGAGATGCAGAGGACCTACCCTGACCTGGCCATCAGGGGCCGCCCCCTGCTTCCAGACAAGCCTCACAAGGCACACAGCAGCACGAGTAACAGTAAAGTTGTTTGCACCACTGACCTCCCTAAGAGAGACTGCCTTAAAAATCCCAAAGCTGCTGCGGCAGCAACCACCCTCAGCAGGAATGATGACAGCAAGACTAAAGAAACCTATGATAACATCAGGAGCAGCAGACATTGTGAGGACAGCAACAGTGGAGACAGTGTTAGCTGCAGCTTTAACAGCTCTGATAGAAGCAGAGCTGAGGATGGGCTCAGTGGCCCTCAGGCCATTTCCCTGCACCTCACACTCAGAGCTGGATCCAAAGAGCAGAAGCCTGGAGAGCCTCAGCCCACAGAGGAGCCTTTGGCCCGGGCACAGCAGAACActg AGCCCAGAAACGAGAGTCAGCTCGAGTCCGAGTTTTCCACCCAGAGCTCCGTGGatgaggagcaggagctgagagaGCTGGCAGAGAGGATGGGACAACTCTGCGTAGAGGAAACAAACATGAGGCAACAGGAAAGAAGGAGACGACACAAacaaagacaggaggaaaaaagcacgAAAATCaagtgcagagagagagagaaagaagaaaaacctcAGGAAGCAAGTGCTGGAAAAAGGTCCACAACTCGGGTCATGGTGATGGTGCGAGCACCCAGACCGCCACAGTGTGATCCAGCAGGGGTGAGCGAGCAGCAGCCCAAGCCTGCGGCAGCCGTACGCTGCTGA